The Sphingosinithalassobacter sp. CS137 genome includes a region encoding these proteins:
- a CDS encoding TetR/AcrR family transcriptional regulator, translated as MPQSSPRPKRRKRSAEEARSEALDAARALLIERGPAAVTLANVGRAIEMSHTNVIHHFGSAAGLQTALMEYMIRDLADALADAVSALHVDAAAPTRLVDHVFDAFGEGGAGQLAAWLALSREFEHFDLLRDAVVDLVEAVRARLPDAPGDEERTRGLVLLIAICAFGDAVIGPHLRPMLGQGDEATRTLVAQLLPLLASPSATR; from the coding sequence ATGCCTCAGTCCTCGCCGCGGCCGAAGCGGCGCAAGCGCAGCGCCGAGGAAGCGCGCAGCGAGGCGCTCGATGCGGCGCGCGCGCTGCTGATCGAGCGCGGGCCGGCGGCGGTCACGCTGGCCAATGTCGGCCGGGCGATCGAGATGTCGCACACCAATGTGATCCATCATTTCGGCTCGGCGGCCGGGCTCCAGACGGCGCTGATGGAATATATGATCCGCGATCTGGCCGATGCGCTCGCCGATGCGGTGAGCGCGCTCCACGTCGATGCGGCGGCGCCGACCCGGCTGGTCGACCATGTGTTCGATGCGTTCGGCGAGGGCGGGGCGGGTCAGCTCGCCGCCTGGCTCGCGCTGAGCCGCGAGTTCGAGCATTTCGACCTGCTGCGCGATGCGGTGGTCGATCTGGTCGAGGCGGTGCGCGCGCGGCTGCCCGATGCCCCGGGCGACGAGGAGCGCACGCGCGGGCTCGTCCTGCTCATCGCGATCTGCGCGTTCGGCGATGCGGTGATCGGGCCGCACCTGCGCCCGATGCTGGGACAGGGCGACGAAGCCACGCGCACCCTAGTCGCCCAGCTTCTTCCGCTGCTCGCGTCGCCTTCCGCCACGCGCTGA
- a CDS encoding FAD-binding dehydrogenase encodes MDADVIVVGAGLAGLVAATEVVAGGATVLVVEQEPEANLGGQAFWSLGGLFLVDSPEQRRMGIRDSLDLAWQDWIGTAGFDREEDHWPRRWAEAYVTFAATEKRDWLRSKGHRLFPIVGWAERGDGSATGHGNSVPRFHVTWGTGPGVVEPFARLAREAERAGTLRFAWRHRVDAIERSGGRVTGVSGRVLEPSAAPRGTGSSRVETGDFSFSAGSVIVASGGIGGDFARVRSAWPDRLGTPPEFLVRGVPEHVDGRMIEITQAAGGRVINPDRMWHYVEGLRNWDPIWNGHGIRILPGPSSMWFDAAGDRLPAPYLPGYDTLGTLEHLMRGGNPHSWFVLNQSIIRKEFALSGSEQNPDLTGRSWRKVAGRAVGRSAPGPVEAFKRHGEDFVVADDLRTLVAGINRIAGAHPLDLARIETAIAARDRELANDFSKDFQVMGIHNARRARTERLFRTARPRRILDPGEGPLIAVRLNILTRKTLGGLETDLDAQVLGADGNPVPGLFAVGEAAGFGGGGVHGYRSLEGTFLGGCLFSGRAAGRAAAQG; translated from the coding sequence ATGGACGCAGACGTGATCGTGGTGGGCGCGGGGCTTGCCGGGCTGGTCGCCGCCACCGAAGTCGTGGCTGGCGGCGCGACCGTGCTCGTGGTCGAACAGGAGCCCGAGGCGAACCTCGGCGGACAGGCATTCTGGTCGCTGGGCGGGCTGTTCCTGGTCGACAGCCCCGAGCAGCGCCGCATGGGCATCCGCGACAGTCTGGATCTCGCATGGCAGGACTGGATCGGAACCGCCGGCTTCGACCGCGAGGAGGATCATTGGCCGCGCCGATGGGCCGAGGCCTATGTCACCTTCGCGGCGACCGAAAAGCGCGACTGGCTCCGCAGCAAGGGGCACCGGCTGTTCCCGATCGTCGGCTGGGCCGAGCGCGGCGACGGCAGCGCCACCGGCCACGGCAATTCGGTGCCGCGTTTTCACGTCACCTGGGGAACCGGCCCGGGCGTCGTCGAGCCCTTCGCCAGGCTGGCGCGCGAGGCCGAGCGCGCGGGCACGCTGCGCTTCGCCTGGCGCCACCGTGTCGATGCGATCGAGCGGAGCGGCGGCCGCGTCACCGGCGTCTCGGGCCGCGTGCTTGAACCGAGCGCCGCGCCGCGCGGCACCGGCAGCTCGCGCGTGGAGACCGGCGATTTCAGCTTCTCCGCAGGGTCGGTGATCGTCGCTTCGGGCGGCATCGGCGGCGATTTCGCGCGCGTGCGAAGCGCCTGGCCCGATCGGCTCGGAACGCCACCCGAGTTCCTGGTGCGCGGCGTGCCGGAGCATGTCGACGGGCGGATGATCGAGATCACGCAGGCGGCGGGCGGACGGGTGATCAATCCCGATCGCATGTGGCACTATGTCGAGGGCCTCCGGAACTGGGACCCGATCTGGAACGGCCACGGCATCCGGATCCTGCCGGGGCCCTCGTCGATGTGGTTCGATGCCGCCGGCGATCGGCTGCCCGCGCCGTACCTGCCCGGCTACGATACACTCGGCACGCTCGAGCATCTGATGCGCGGCGGCAATCCGCACAGCTGGTTCGTGCTCAACCAGTCGATCATCCGCAAGGAATTCGCGCTTTCGGGCTCGGAGCAGAATCCCGATCTCACCGGGCGCAGCTGGCGCAAGGTGGCGGGCCGCGCTGTCGGCCGCAGCGCGCCGGGTCCGGTCGAGGCGTTCAAGCGCCACGGCGAGGACTTCGTCGTCGCCGACGATCTGAGGACACTGGTCGCGGGCATAAACCGCATCGCCGGCGCGCATCCGCTCGATCTTGCGCGGATCGAGACGGCGATCGCCGCGCGCGATCGCGAGCTTGCGAATGATTTTTCCAAGGACTTCCAGGTGATGGGCATCCACAATGCCCGCCGCGCCCGCACCGAACGGCTGTTCCGCACCGCCAGGCCTCGCCGCATCCTCGATCCCGGCGAAGGACCGCTGATCGCGGTTCGCCTGAACATCCTCACTCGCAAGACGCTGGGCGGGCTGGAGACCGATCTGGACGCGCAGGTATTGGGCGCCGACGGCAATCCCGTACCCGGCCTGTTCGCGGTGGGCGAAGCCGCCGGTTTCGGCGGCGGCGGCGTGCACGGATACCGCTCGCTCGAAGGCACTTTCTTGGGCGGCTGCCTCTTCAGCGGCCGCGCTGCCGGACGCGCGGCAGCGCAGGGCTGA